The window TTGTTGAGTAACCAGAGAGTATGGTCCTGTTGAACGAGCATGGATTTTTTCATCAACTAAATGGTGAAGTTTTAGAATATACATATAACCGACATTTACGCGTTCTTTTATCTTTTCACCCGTTAAACCGTTATAAAGAACAACTTTACCATCAGTACTCATCTTAGCTAATTCAAAAAGCTTTTCAAACTCTTTTGCATTTACACCCTCAAAAATCGGAGTTGCAAATTTAATACCTTTTGACCAGTCTCGAGCATAGCTTAAAAGTTTCTCATCATCCATTTCGCCTATAACTTGCGCAGCATTCATCAAACCTGCAACATCGGCAATTTCAATCATTTTTGCACGAATGTTTTGAATAAAATCTTTTTGTTTAGAGTCAAACTCTTCTAAGATTTGATTTCCAAGCTCACGACCCGCCATACCTAAATGCATCTCTAAAATTTGCCCGATATTCATACGAGACGGAACACCAAGCGGATTTAAACAAACATCCACGCTTCTTCCGTCTTCCATATACGGCATATCAACCTCAGGAACGATTATAGAAACGATACCCTTGTTTCCGTGGCGACCTGCCATTTTATCACCGACTTTTAGCTGTCTTTTAGTTGCAATATAAACTTTTACATACTTAACGACGCCGTTTGGCAAAATATCGTCTTTTTCTAAAATATTAAGCTTCTCTTCATGTTCATCACGGAAAAGTCTTTTCTCTTTTTGAAAATAATTTTTAGTCTTATTGTACTCAGATTGAATCTCTTCGCTAAATGATTTTATAATTGCGTTCATTGCAAAGCGATTTACTTCAACCAGATCTTTCGCATCAATCAAATCACCGATTTTATAGTTTGTATTACCGATTTTAATATCAGCGATAAGAGGCTCTTTCGTAAGAAGCTTGGTAACTCTTAACATCTCCTCTTTATCAATCATAAGAAGTCTATCGTAATGTTCTCTCTCTAAATAATCGCGTTCCTCTTTTTCAAGTTCAAGCGCACGAGCGTCTTTGTCGTAACCCTTTTTGGTAAAAATTTTGACATCGACTACTACACCTTCCATACTTGGAGGACAGTAGAGAGATTTGTTAATAACATGTCCCGCTTTTTCGCCAAAAATTGCACGAAGAAGTCTCTCCTCCGGAGTCGGTTTTACTTCACCTTTTGGGGATACTTTACCGACTAAAATCATTCCGCCTTTTACATTTGTACCTATTTTTATGATACCGCTCTCATCCAAGTGGGCAAGTTCATCGTCTCTTACATTTGGAATATCACGCGTAATCTCTTCAACACCGTGCTTAAGTTCTCTTGCTTCAGCCTCTTTTTCATAAATATGAACAGATGTAAAAGCATCTTTACGGATTAATCTCTCGGATATTACAATCGCATCCTCAAAGTTATAACCGTTCCAAGGCATGAAAGCAACCATTGCATTAACACCTAGTGCCAGCTCACCCTGATCCATATTCGGACCATCTGCAATTATTTGACCCACTTCGACTCTTTGACCGATTTTAACAATCGGTTTTTGTGCAAAAGAGGTATTTTGGTTTGTACGAAGATTCTTTTGCAGAGGATAGTAATCTATATAGATATCTCCATCGTCATCACCCATAATATAGATATGTTTCCCGTCTACTTTCTCTACAATACCAGATCTCTTAGCTTTAACACATTCCCAAGAATCACGAGCAACAAGCTTCTCAACACCTGTTCCGACCATCGGAGCGTCAGGTTTTAAGAGAGGTACTGCTTGTCGTTGCATGTTTGAACCCATAAGCGCACGGTTAGCATCATCGTGTTCCAAAAACGGAATAAGAGAAGCTGCAACACCGACAACCATATGAGAAGATAAATCGGCATATTCGCACTCGGTAGCAGGACGATGTAATATTTCACCGTCCATTCTTGTTACGACCATTTTATCTACAAACTGACCGTTTTCGTCAAGTCTATTTGACGCAGCTGCAATTTTTTTACCCTCTTCTTGAGTTGCCGTCAGATAAACAACTTCATTAAGAATTTTTCCGTCTTTCATCACTTTATACGGAGCTTCAATAAATCCATGCTCATTTACTTTTGAGTAAGTCGCAAGCGTATTGATAAGACCGATATTTTGACCCTCAGGAGTTTCAATCGGACAAATTCTACCGTAATGAGTCGGGTGAACGTCACGCACTTCAAAACCTGCGCGCTCTTTAACTAAACCGCCCTCACCAAGAGCCGATAGACGGCGTTTGTGCGTAACTTCAGAAAGCGGATTTGTTTGATCCATAAATTGTGAAAGCTGTCCGCCTGAGAAAAACTCCATAATTGTCGAAGTAATCATTTTTGAGTTGATTAAATCATGAGGCATAAGCTCATTCATCGGTCCGCTCATAGTAGAGAGCTTATCGCGAATCGCTTTTTGCATTTTAATAAGACCGTTATGCAATTCATTGCCTAAAAGCTCACCGATTGAACGAATACGACGATTACCCAAGTGATCTCTATCATCGATATGTCCTAAACCGTTTTTAACCTTAATTACATATTTTACCGATTCTATAATATCTTCATGAGTTAGAACCGTTACATATTCAGGAATATTAAGCCCAAGCTTATGATTCATTTTCATACGGCCCACTTTTGTCAAGTCGTATCTTTCAGGATCAAAAAAGAGTTGATTGACAAATACTTTTGCCGCTTCTTTAGTTACAGGCTCACCAGGTCTCATAACCTTATAGATACGAATAGCAGACAAATCGTTTTCATCTTCAATATCTTCAGTCTGTTTTAACAATTTAAGCGAATCAACATCGGCATTAAATGCATTAATAATCGAACTATCTACGCCATCAGCCAAATCGTTTGCAATATTAAAACTTGTAACACCTATTTCTGCCATTTTTTTAAGCTTTGTCTCATCAATACGAGTCATAGCATCGAAA is drawn from Sulfurimonas sp. and contains these coding sequences:
- the rpoB gene encoding DNA-directed RNA polymerase subunit beta, which translates into the protein MLNTLYSGNRLRVDFSKTPQQIEVPNLLQLQQSSYSKFLMLDEKDRSQSGVETVFQSVFPIHDTQNRLTVEYIGSEVGKPKYTVRECMERGLTYAVSLRMKTRLVLWDRDENTKEKLGVKDIKEQSIFVRDIPLMTDRTSFIINGVERVVVNQLHRSPGVIFKEEESTTSGNKLIYTGQIIPDRGSWLYFEYDPKDILYMRINKRRKVPVTIMFRALGYSKQDILKLFYPIQNINIIDNKFLMSFNPSDYSARLTYDLVDKEGKVLLASGKRLSPKKAQKFIEDGLNEVEYPLEVLIDRYLAKPIVDPQTGEILFDAMTRIDETKLKKMAEIGVTSFNIANDLADGVDSSIINAFNADVDSLKLLKQTEDIEDENDLSAIRIYKVMRPGEPVTKEAAKVFVNQLFFDPERYDLTKVGRMKMNHKLGLNIPEYVTVLTHEDIIESVKYVIKVKNGLGHIDDRDHLGNRRIRSIGELLGNELHNGLIKMQKAIRDKLSTMSGPMNELMPHDLINSKMITSTIMEFFSGGQLSQFMDQTNPLSEVTHKRRLSALGEGGLVKERAGFEVRDVHPTHYGRICPIETPEGQNIGLINTLATYSKVNEHGFIEAPYKVMKDGKILNEVVYLTATQEEGKKIAAASNRLDENGQFVDKMVVTRMDGEILHRPATECEYADLSSHMVVGVAASLIPFLEHDDANRALMGSNMQRQAVPLLKPDAPMVGTGVEKLVARDSWECVKAKRSGIVEKVDGKHIYIMGDDDGDIYIDYYPLQKNLRTNQNTSFAQKPIVKIGQRVEVGQIIADGPNMDQGELALGVNAMVAFMPWNGYNFEDAIVISERLIRKDAFTSVHIYEKEAEARELKHGVEEITRDIPNVRDDELAHLDESGIIKIGTNVKGGMILVGKVSPKGEVKPTPEERLLRAIFGEKAGHVINKSLYCPPSMEGVVVDVKIFTKKGYDKDARALELEKEERDYLEREHYDRLLMIDKEEMLRVTKLLTKEPLIADIKIGNTNYKIGDLIDAKDLVEVNRFAMNAIIKSFSEEIQSEYNKTKNYFQKEKRLFRDEHEEKLNILEKDDILPNGVVKYVKVYIATKRQLKVGDKMAGRHGNKGIVSIIVPEVDMPYMEDGRSVDVCLNPLGVPSRMNIGQILEMHLGMAGRELGNQILEEFDSKQKDFIQNIRAKMIEIADVAGLMNAAQVIGEMDDEKLLSYARDWSKGIKFATPIFEGVNAKEFEKLFELAKMSTDGKVVLYNGLTGEKIKERVNVGYMYILKLHHLVDEKIHARSTGPYSLVTQQPVGGKALFGGQRFGEMEVWALEAYGASAVLKEMLTIKSDDVDGRVRAYKAITKGELVPESGIPETLFVLTKELQSLALDVEIFDEVEDNE